The DNA window CGCCCTGGCCGCCCGGCTTGGAGGAGCCGCCGGAGGAGCCCGGGATGCCCTCGACCTGCACGTCCGGATTGCCGTTGTTGTTGGCGTTGTCCTTGACGTCCACCTTGGCGTTATCGGTGATGACGACGGTGGCCTTGGCGTTGTCGGAGATCTTCACATCCGGGTTGCCATTGTCCTTGATGTCGACGTTCGGGTTCGCATTGTCCGAGATCTTGACGTCAGGGTTGCCGTTGTTGTTGGCATTGTCCTTGATATCCGCCTTGGCGTTGTCGGAAATCTTGACGTTGTCCTTGATGTCCGCCTTGGCGTTATCAGAGATCTTGACGTTGTCCTTGATGTCGACGTTCGCGTTGTCGGTGATGACGACGGTGGCCTTGGCGTTGTCGGAGATGTTCACCTCCGGGTTGCCGTTGTTGTTGGCGTTGTCGTGCGGATTGATGTTGTCCTTGATCTCGACGGTTGCCTTCGCGTTGTCGGAGATCTTGACGTTGTCCGAAATCTTGATGTCAGGGCTGCCGTTGTTGTTGGCGTTGTCCTTGATCTCGACCTTCGCGTTGTCGGTGACCACCGGGTTGAAGTTATCGGAGATCTTGATATCCGGGCTGCCGTTGTTGTTCCCGTTGTCATGCGGGTTGAAGTTATTTGTAATCACCGGGTTGCCGTTGTTGGACAGGTTGTCCTTGATCTCGACGGTGGCCTTGGCGTTGTCCGTAATGATCGGGTTGCCGTTGTTGGACAGGTTGTCCTTGATCTCGGCCTTCGCGTTGTCCGTGATGATGATGTTCGGATTGCCGTTGTTGGACAGGATGTTCAGGCCGCCGCCGCCCGCGCCGCCTGCGCCGCCGGTGAGCCCGCCGAGCAGACCGCCACCGACCTTGCCAATGAAATCGGCGACCTTGTCAGCGATCGTCCCACTGGGCGTGGCCGGGTTCTTCGCGCTGATGCGCAGGGTGCGCTCGACTTCCGACTTGCCGTCTTTGAGCACAACCGGAATGGTGAAGACACCGGGGATGAAGTTATTCGGTGCCGTGACCTGGATTCTCCCCGCCTGGGTTGCCACGCCCCACCCCAGTGGGCTGAGCCCCTTCTTTTCCACCGACACGCCTTCTGGCAGATCAAAGTCGTCGATGACCTTGGTGATGTTGCCCTCGAAGTCAACGTCGTAGACTCCGCCAAAGTCTGGCAGGTCCTTCTCCCACTCAGCCTTCGGCATCTCATCAATCACCGAAAGGTTCAAGGTAGAGGTATAGGACGAGCCGTCACCACGGGTGATCTTGATGGGGATCGACACATCGCCCTTCTTAAAAGACAATGCGGACTGCGGGCGCTTCAACTTGAGGGTGCCGTTGTCATTCTCAAGGCCCCAGCTGGCGATGGTGTTGCTGGTAGGGGCAAAGGTGTAGTTCGGGTCGACCTTGAGGCCCTTGACCGCAGCGGAGTTCTCGTTCCAGAAGTTTTCGGTCTCGTAGCGACGTGCAAGGTTGGGATCCGTCTCCCGAGCGTCTGCTGGGCGCTTAGTTACGTTGACCTTCAGGGTGTTCTCGATTTGCCTGCCACCTGGCAAGGTGACAGTGACAGCGACGTCCTTTTCACCTTCGGTGAAGGAAGTGTTTGCGTTCGGGCGGGCGAGTACCACTGTCCCGTCCTCGTTCGCTTCAACTTTCCAGTGCCAAACAGCGGAGCCCTTCGCCTTGATGGACGAGCCAGCTGGCAGGGTGAAGCCGTCTACTACCGCCGGAACATCGCCGGTAAATGTCACAAAATGGCGCGAGTTCCAGTCGATGACAGTCGGCTCAGCGGCCGGGCTGGTGGTAGTTGTGTCTGCATCAGTAGGCGTGCTTGCGGTGGTTTCCGTCGTCGTTGCGACGGTGCTTAGATCCTCAGCAATGCTCTGCGGCACCACGATCGACGGAGCCACAAGGGCGAGAGTGAGGGCGCTTACAGCAACGCCGCGAGAGAAAATGGCCATGTGACCTTCCTTTATGTGTAGATGGGCAGCGAATGATGAGCAATTGCCAACGTCCGATTTCGCTTACCTCAATGTTTCTATCACCTTCGTGCCAATTTCAATAGAGGGATCGCGAAAAACTTTCTTCCCCGCGCGCTTTTGCAGAAGTCCCGGAACATGGTGCTGAAGTTTGGTCCAAAAGTGGTGTTGCAATGGAGTTTTGGTGCTAGCAGCGTTGCAGTGTAAAGTATCTCTTCGTTGTCAACGCAAGGCTTTGACGGCAAGCGCCCGTAGCTCAACGGATAGAGCATCTGACTACGGATCAGAAGGTTGGGGGTTCGAATCCCTCCGGGCGCACAGAACGAAAACCCCGCTTCGGCGGGGTTTTCGCATGCCGGGGGCATTTTGGGTGGTGAAAAGTATATTAGCGCAGCCTAAGAGTGGACTTACGTACAAAAGTTGGCATACGCCTGTCTACGGCATTAGGCTCTATAGGGATTCTAAAGAATTTTCCCAGCTCTCATAAAAAGCCTGAGTACAACCTTACGTATTGGAGAAAACTATGCGCGGAAACCCCAAGCCGTCACGCGGGCTGTTTTCCGGAATGAAGAGGACCGTCATTGCTTCGGCGACGGCACTTTCGCTCGCAGTTGGCGGCATGGCCGTCCCTGCGCTTCCGACGCCGACAGGGGAGAGTGTTCTGCCTGTCGCGGCGGCGCAGGAGCTGGCTGCCAATGAGATGGAATACAAGGCAAATTGGAGACGTCCGCTCAATACCTGGCCCAGTAGGGATATCAATGCCTCCACTACTCCGGACGTGCTTCGGGAAATGCACCGGAGTGGGAAGATGGGCTGGAAAGCGGTGACGGTCACTGCGACAAAGACTTACACCGCCGACGAACTTATCTTCACAGCTACTACGGACGAAAGCAATAGTTTTCCCGAGGATAAGAAATACTTTGTTTGGGTTGAGAGGCATTACAGGGAGAGACACATTGCCCGCCGTGAAGTGAAAGATGGCAAACTTTACGAGATTGCGAAAGGGCACAGCGACGGAAGGTCCTTAAAGCTCACGCTTCCCGAGACCATTACGGTAGAGAGCGGTGACACGCTTGTTGTTTTTGGTGAAGGAGTTAGGGCCCCCGGGTCGAGTGGTTCGAGACCTGATGGCTCTGTGACTTTTGAAGTCACGCCAAAGCTGGGCACCGTAACGGGCAAGCTGAACGCACCCGTGAGCTTTGTAGGCGAGGCGCTAGTTGACCTCCTGGATGCAAACGGCAACGTCGTTGAAACTAAGACCGTGCGTCGCGGTCAGACGTTTACTTTCGCTGACACGCCAATCGGAGACTACAAGCTCAAAGTCCGCGACACCCGCGGCTTTACCGGGCAGACGACTTCGACATTTACGCTGAAGAACGATGCAACTGAGAACCGTGATCTTTCGCTGACTGCCCAAAAGGCATCGGCGTACGGCTGGGTGAAGGACGAGGACGGAAACGCAGTTCCCAACGCCGAGGTAACTCTCTCGGGGGCCAGCCTTAAGACAACAACGAATTCCAATGGCTACTTCAATATCCCCAACATCCCTGACGGTCAGTACACCGTCGAAGTAGCGGCGACTGAACGGACTGTTGGCACCAATGCATCGGTGACCTTGAAGCCGGGTGACAACAAGAACCTGGATCAGATTCTTGTAAATCTCCACCGCCGCAACGCGACGGGCCGAGTGCTGGATGAGCAGAACAATCCAGTTAGCGGCGCGGAGCTGAAGCTCAGCGGTAATGGGCAGGCCGAAAAGACTGTGAAAACTGATGCGGAAGGCAACTACCGTTTCGAGGGCCTGAAGCCGGGTACCTACACCGTTGAGGTGAAGGGCTCTACAGCGTATGGATCGGGTGGCGGTCAGCTGGATATCCAGCCGGAGCGCGATACCGAGAAAGACTTCAAGGTAAGCAAGAACAAGGCAACCCTCTCTGGGTGGGGTTCCGTCGTAGGCTCCGATGAAAAACCTGCGAATGTCGAGCTTAAGCTTTGGGGTAAGGACGCGGACGGCAAGGAGAGGGTCGTCAGTACAGCGACGACCTCCGAGGACGGTACTTTCAGTTTTGCTGGCGTAGAGGCCGGAACGTACGCCATCGAAGTTGTCGAGAGCGACCGCTTCCAGGGCGGCAGGACAGACGCGAACATCGACGTCAAGCCGGGTGAATCCAAGCGTTTCGGCCTGCAGATGGTCTACAAAACGGTGACGGCAACCGGCCTGGTGACGTTGGACAGGGAGCAGCTCAAGAACGTCGACGTCACGGTGACGCAAAAGGCGACCGGGAAGACTATCAGCACGAGGACCGATGACCAGGGACGCTTTACCATCATGGGTCTCGACCACGGTGCGTACACGGCTTCCATCGCAGCCAAGCCGGGTTCGTACAAGGAGAAGCAGTCCGCCGAGGTCAACATTGAGCCGGGCAAGACCGGCGATCTGAGCATCTCCCTGGCCAGCGAGCCTGGCAACGTGGAGGGCACGGTCACCGACAACTTTGGCAAGCCGGTTGCTGGTGCCAAGGTCACGGCGGGCAACAAGAGCGCGACCACTGGCAAGGACGGCAAGTACCGAATTGAGGGTCTGAGCAAGGGCAATGTGACGGTTACCGTCGCCCGCAGCGACCAGGAAAAGTACTCGAGTGCCTCGAAGTCAGTCGAGATCCAGCCTGAAAAAACTCGGACCGTCGACCTCCAGGTTGCTCGTGACCGCGGCACGATTATCGGCACCGTGAAGGACGATGATGGCACGGTGCTTGCTGACGGCAAGGCCCGCGTCACCGGCCCCAACGGGTTCAACAAGGAAGTCACCATTTCCGGTGGCAAGTACGAGCTCGGCGACCTCATCGCAGGCAAGTACACGGTGACGGTCGCGAAGACTGCGCTCACTGATGCGAAGAGCGAAGAGGTCAACGTTGCCCCGGGCCAGACGGCCACAAAGAACATCGAGGTGCGTCGCTTCCAGGGCGCATACCAGATCCGTGTCTTTGACGACCTGGGCAAACCCATCCAGGGTGCCAAGGTCGAAGTCACGGGTAAGGGCTTCAAGCAGCAAAAGCAGACTGATGCCAAGGGCGATGTCAGCATCGAGAACGTCCCGCCAGGCCGCTACGCCTACAAGGTGCTTGCTGCCGACGAGTACGGCCAGGCATCCGGCGATCTCAACCCGATCGTCGAGGACAGCCGGGAAGCGCTGAACGTCGGCGTGCCGCCGACCGATGGCCGCGTTGAGGGCACCGTGCTTGACGACGCCGGCGCTCCGGTCGTCGGCGCGACCGTCAAGCTCGACGGCAACCGCCGCAGCGGTAACAAGGAAGTGTGGTCTGCAACCGCCACCACTGACGACAACGGTAAGTATGCTATTCCTGGCGTCCCGCCGGGAACCTTCACTGCGAAGGTCGATGCGACTGATACTCGCGGTGGGGACTCCACCGAGGTGACGGTGCGTCCGAACGCGGCGTCGACAGGCGATCTGGAGCTCAACCGCAACGACGGTTCCCTCGGCGGCAAGGTCACCGACGACACCGGCGCGGCCGTTTCCGGCGCGCAGGTTGTGCTGAAGGACGCCGCAGGCAAGCAGATCGGCTCCGCAGAGACAAACGATGACGGTGTGTACGAGTTTGCGGACCTCCGCCCCGGCGAGTACCTCGTCGAGGTAGTCGGGACCGACAAGTACGGTGCGGCGTCGGAAAACACGCAGGTCGAACCTGCTGCGAAGGGCAACCGCGACCTCCGTGTCAGCCGCGCTGACGGCAGCGTGGAGGGCAAGGTTGTCGACGAAGAAGGTGTGGCTGTCGAAGGCGCGAGCGTGACCATCTACGGCGACGGCGTTGAGGAGCAGGTCACCACGAACGCTGAGGGCACCTTTACGGTTTCCAACCTGCGCCCGGGCAGCTACCGGGTCGAGGTTGCCCCGACCAAGGAGTACGGTGCCGCGGCCAGCGCGTTTACGGTCGAGCCGGGCGCGACGGCAACCGCGCAGCTCGAAGTGAACCGAAGCAAGAGCACGGTGACTGGCCAGGTGTCGGACGATGCCCACCAGGTCATCGAGGGCGTTGAGGTTGAAATCACCGACGCGCAGGGCACCGTAATTGCGACGGAGACCACGGGCGGGGACGGCACGTTCTCGGTGAAGGATGTTAAGCCTGGCACCTACACCGCCACCGTTGAGGGGACCGACACCCACGAGGGCGACTCCTACGAGTTCACGGTCGTGGCTGGCGAGTTCCCGGAGAGGGTCCCGCTGATCATGGGCCGGAAAGCGGGCACGCTGCGCGGCCAAGTGGTGGATGCCGTTACTGGCAAGGCCATCACCAACGCGACGCTGACGCTTGTGGCTGCCGGCGAGACAGAGGGCACGACCCTTACGGTTAACGGCAAGGGCGAATTCCAGGTACCGGTAGCCGCAGGTACGCACACCCTGCGCGTCCAGTCGCCGGAGTTCTACGAGCCGTACTCGGACCAGATCTTCGAGGTCGGCGCGGCAGAGCGCGTCGACCTGGGCCAGCTCAAGCTGGTTTCCACCGTTGGCTCCATCGAGGGCACCGTGACGGATGGCGAAGGCAACGCGCTCGAGGGCGTCGAGCTGAGCATCCGCAACCTGGAAAACGGCGCGGAAACTTCTGTGACCACCAACGCGAAGGGCAAGTACACTGCGGGCAACCGCACTGTTGGCCGCTATGAGGTCGCGGTGACTGCGCCGCAGGGCTACGACGCACCGGAGACGCAGGAGGTTCCTGTCGAGCGCAGCAAGACAGCAACCGCAGACTTCAAGGTCAACAAGACGCCGGAGGCACCGCAGGTCGGATCCGTGTCCGGCGCGGTGCTGGATACCGCCGGCGAGGTCGTCGACGGCGCTTCGGTAGCGCTGAAGCACCGCGAGTCCGGTGAGGCCTACCCGGCGACCGTGAATGCGAAGGGTCGCTTCTCCGCGAAGGAGCTGCCTGCCGGCGAGTACTCCGTGATCGCCAGCGCAGACGGCTACAAGGCCGAAGGCCAGCCGCGCGTGAAGGTCGAGGCTGGAAAGAACCGCGACATTGGCCGGATCAACCTGGTCAAGGATGAGGCCCCGCAGGGCACGTTCCGCGTGATTGTTCGGTCGAAGGACCAGAAGAAGCCCGTTGCTAAGGCGGTCATTGTGGTGTCGCAGGGCGACGACGAGCGTTCCTACGTCACGGACGCGAACGGTGAGGCTCGAGGCCAGTTGCCGGTGGGCACCTATTCCGTGCGCACCACGCCGCCTGCCAATAGCGGTTTCATCACACCGGAGCAGGACAGCACGCTCATCATTGAGCGCGGCGAGCCGACGGATCTGCCTATTGAACTGGACCGTTCGGCAGAGGCTCCGGCTGACGCCCCGACCGGGCGTGTCACCGGCAGCATCGCCGATGAAAACGGCGAGCCGGTAGAGGGCACGACCGCGAAGCTGCGCGGCGAGGACGGCACCATCATCGACATCAACGTTGATGAGAACGGCAACTTCGTCGTCGAGGACGTGCCGGAGGGCAAGTACACCCTCATCGTCACGCCTGGCGAGGGCCACCGCACCCCGCGTTACAAGACGGTTGAGGTCAACCGTGGTGAAACCACAGACGTCGGGCGCATTACGACCCCGTCGTCGGTGAAGAAGCTCGACGAGAGCGACAAGGGCGAGCCGGGCACGATCAACGGCTGGCTTGTCGACGAGAAGAACGAGCCGATCCCGGGCGCTACCGTGATCGTTCGCGGCAAGGGTACGGACACGGATCCGGACGGTAACCCGATCGATACCCTGCCTGCCGTGACCGTGGACGAGAACGGCCGCTTTACCACCGATGTGCTGCCGGAGGGCGACTACGAGATTGATCTCGAGCTGCCCGAGGGCTGGGACAAGCCGGAGGGCTGGCCGAAGAACGTCAACGTGACGAAGGACAAGCCGGAACACCAGGGCGTGATTAACGTCGTGGCTCCGCGCTCGGAGATCAAGGGTGCCGTCGTTGATGGCAACGGCAATCCGATCGATGGCGTGGTTGTGACGGTCACCGACTCCCACGGTGATACCAAGGAAGTTCCGGTGGACGAGAACGGCAACTACAAGCTCGATGTCATTCCGGGCGACGCTGTCGTCGAGGTCTTCACCCCGGAGGGTGTCCAAGAGGTGGATCCGATGTACATTCCGGTCCGTCCGAAGAACGACGTCGCACTGCCGACGGTGAACCTGACGGAGAAGACCCTGGACCTGAAGAAGCGTGTGCTGGGTTGGGACGCGGATACGCCGGAGGATGCTCCGGGTCTGCCGACGAACGAGGACCTGATCTACGGCTTCGTGGTGACCAACGATTCCGATGAGCCGGTGCACAACGTGAAGATTGAGGACCCCTTTGCAGGCCCTGCGATCAAGGCACCGGAGAACTGGGACGGTACGCTGCAGCCGGGCGAGACCAAGGTCTTTACCGCGGTGATGAAGCCGCCGTACGGCAGCGGAGCGTTTGCAAACATCGCAGTCGCCCGCGGCTTCCTCAAGAACGAGGACGGGTCTGAAGGTGCCATGGTCGCCTCCACCCCGGACGAGGCATACCTCACCTTCATGGACATGTCGCTGATGAAGAAGGTCAACGCGCAGATTGCGAGCGACCCGAAGAAGGCCGTCCGCATGGCGGCTGACCGCGATCTCTATTTCACCTACGAGGTGGTCAACACCGGTTCCACCCGCATGGAGAACGTGAAGGTCACCGACATGATCTACGAGGGCGACAAGGATGACTTCGACCCGGACAACCCGGGCAAGGGCCGTCCAATGAAGATCATTCCGCCGAAGGGCTTCACCGGCACCCTGCTGCCGGGCGAGCGCGCCGTGTTCAAGGGCGTGCTGCCTCCGCTGAAGCCGGGCATCCGTCACCACAACGCGGCGGAGGCCTCCGGTGAGGCACCGCCGGCGCCGAAGCGCTCCCGGATCTTCGAGGAGGAGCCGGACTACGGCGACGATCCTTCCGGCCTGCTGGTGATCTCCCCGAAGGAGAACATCGACGGCAACGCCCACATCGTGGTCGAGGAAGGCGCGGCTCTGCCTGCGGTTTCCGATCTCCTGGGCAAGCTGTACATCGACTCCAACAAGAACGGCAAGCTCGATGACGGCGACGAACCGTACGGAGGCATGGATATCACTCTGCAGTCGCGCGACGGCCAGCCTGCGGTTGGTACCA is part of the Corynebacterium imitans genome and encodes:
- a CDS encoding carboxypeptidase regulatory-like domain-containing protein, with product MTFEVTPKLGTVTGKLNAPVSFVGEALVDLLDANGNVVETKTVRRGQTFTFADTPIGDYKLKVRDTRGFTGQTTSTFTLKNDATENRDLSLTAQKASAYGWVKDEDGNAVPNAEVTLSGASLKTTTNSNGYFNIPNIPDGQYTVEVAATERTVGTNASVTLKPGDNKNLDQILVNLHRRNATGRVLDEQNNPVSGAELKLSGNGQAEKTVKTDAEGNYRFEGLKPGTYTVEVKGSTAYGSGGGQLDIQPERDTEKDFKVSKNKATLSGWGSVVGSDEKPANVELKLWGKDADGKERVVSTATTSEDGTFSFAGVEAGTYAIEVVESDRFQGGRTDANIDVKPGESKRFGLQMVYKTVTATGLVTLDREQLKNVDVTVTQKATGKTISTRTDDQGRFTIMGLDHGAYTASIAAKPGSYKEKQSAEVNIEPGKTGDLSISLASEPGNVEGTVTDNFGKPVAGAKVTAGNKSATTGKDGKYRIEGLSKGNVTVTVARSDQEKYSSASKSVEIQPEKTRTVDLQVARDRGTIIGTVKDDDGTVLADGKARVTGPNGFNKEVTISGGKYELGDLIAGKYTVTVAKTALTDAKSEEVNVAPGQTATKNIEVRRFQGAYQIRVFDDLGKPIQGAKVEVTGKGFKQQKQTDAKGDVSIENVPPGRYAYKVLAADEYGQASGDLNPIVEDSREALNVGVPPTDGRVEGTVLDDAGAPVVGATVKLDGNRRSGNKEVWSATATTDDNGKYAIPGVPPGTFTAKVDATDTRGGDSTEVTVRPNAASTGDLELNRNDGSLGGKVTDDTGAAVSGAQVVLKDAAGKQIGSAETNDDGVYEFADLRPGEYLVEVVGTDKYGAASENTQVEPAAKGNRDLRVSRADGSVEGKVVDEEGVAVEGASVTIYGDGVEEQVTTNAEGTFTVSNLRPGSYRVEVAPTKEYGAAASAFTVEPGATATAQLEVNRSKSTVTGQVSDDAHQVIEGVEVEITDAQGTVIATETTGGDGTFSVKDVKPGTYTATVEGTDTHEGDSYEFTVVAGEFPERVPLIMGRKAGTLRGQVVDAVTGKAITNATLTLVAAGETEGTTLTVNGKGEFQVPVAAGTHTLRVQSPEFYEPYSDQIFEVGAAERVDLGQLKLVSTVGSIEGTVTDGEGNALEGVELSIRNLENGAETSVTTNAKGKYTAGNRTVGRYEVAVTAPQGYDAPETQEVPVERSKTATADFKVNKTPEAPQVGSVSGAVLDTAGEVVDGASVALKHRESGEAYPATVNAKGRFSAKELPAGEYSVIASADGYKAEGQPRVKVEAGKNRDIGRINLVKDEAPQGTFRVIVRSKDQKKPVAKAVIVVSQGDDERSYVTDANGEARGQLPVGTYSVRTTPPANSGFITPEQDSTLIIERGEPTDLPIELDRSAEAPADAPTGRVTGSIADENGEPVEGTTAKLRGEDGTIIDINVDENGNFVVEDVPEGKYTLIVTPGEGHRTPRYKTVEVNRGETTDVGRITTPSSVKKLDESDKGEPGTINGWLVDEKNEPIPGATVIVRGKGTDTDPDGNPIDTLPAVTVDENGRFTTDVLPEGDYEIDLELPEGWDKPEGWPKNVNVTKDKPEHQGVINVVAPRSEIKGAVVDGNGNPIDGVVVTVTDSHGDTKEVPVDENGNYKLDVIPGDAVVEVFTPEGVQEVDPMYIPVRPKNDVALPTVNLTEKTLDLKKRVLGWDADTPEDAPGLPTNEDLIYGFVVTNDSDEPVHNVKIEDPFAGPAIKAPENWDGTLQPGETKVFTAVMKPPYGSGAFANIAVARGFLKNEDGSEGAMVASTPDEAYLTFMDMSLMKKVNAQIASDPKKAVRMAADRDLYFTYEVVNTGSTRMENVKVTDMIYEGDKDDFDPDNPGKGRPMKIIPPKGFTGTLLPGERAVFKGVLPPLKPGIRHHNAAEASGEAPPAPKRSRIFEEEPDYGDDPSGLLVISPKENIDGNAHIVVEEGAALPAVSDLLGKLYIDSNKNGKLDDGDEPYGGMDITLQSRDGQPAVGTTSLSDGSFEFKGVREGAYILQMRNPGGVILAEPLDPEKNDNGIGALLETKELKISGDNDTENVEYLLLDRPLEFPEEPPADGSSLGKCISETSSVSNPATWLIPIGILIAAMGGAAVLFEDEFNAAAAEFNKAMPSLNIQRPAWMNQISRQLAEIDPAVPAAVLAVGIIGLGALALGLTYAACESGADLGSSKGGGSSDKDKDSKDKDKDGEKSQELTTAAEPSPANA